One region of Zootoca vivipara chromosome 7, rZooViv1.1, whole genome shotgun sequence genomic DNA includes:
- the LOC118089142 gene encoding complement factor H-like, whose translation LKVFFCFNSLCFISFKAKRCDYPHIKNGALSWSNTYYSDVYFPKKEGQTISFRCKRGFLPENKKSWYRIRCTNLGWDPEPKCFRLCTPSKHLPHGEVIYDSKKNFIEGDTISFRCDAGYQPENKATATCTKNDWSPPPSCSSMCKLYLITDQYITDYGFSLSDSASNKPH comes from the exons CTGAAGGtgtttttctgttttaacagtctCTGTTTTATCTCTTTCAAAGCAAAGCGCTGTGATTATCCCCATATAAAGAATGGAGCTCTATCTTGGTCCAACACATACTACAGTGATGTCTATTTTCCAAAAAAGGAGGGACAGACAATTAGCTTCAGGTGCAAGCGCGGCTTTCTGCCAGAAAATAAAAAGTCCTGGTATAGAATTAGATGCACCAATTTGGGATGGGATCCAGAACCTAAATGCTTCA GACTATGCACCCCTTCTAAACACTTGCCACATGGCGAAGTAATTTATGACTCTAAGAAAAACTTCATCGAGGGTGATACCATTTCATTTCGTTGTGATGCAGGATACCAACCTGAAAATAAAGCAACGGCCACGTGTACAAAAAATGACTGGTCTCCTCCTCCAAGCTGTTCCTCCATGTGTAAGCTTTACTTGATAACTGATCAATATATCACGGATTATGGATTCAGCCTATCTGATTCTGCCTCAAACAAGCCACATTAA
- the LOC118088310 gene encoding coagulation factor XIII B chain isoform X1, with product MGYENWIFPFTFAILGECFAEGRLCDLPSIKNGNIAPYYYSFKNYYFPMKQDEKLSYFCLPGYTTESGSQNGKINCTMRGWAPVPKCYQKCTKPALDNGVFSNMKMSYKIWERLQYSCNSGYQIPGGPRDKTIQCLEGGWSAQPQCTETTETCSVPDLAHGRYHTAQRTFSRKEKLKYECDDGYRTAGGHTMEEAHCEPQGWSLTPKCTKFGCSALSPVEHGGVDPSKGSYEEGNVVQFFCSEGYSLKGSELIQCYYFGWYPEPPVCEERRNKCPPPPQPPHANVLTNVLRTYRHGDTLRLECEHPFQMAGDGEIRCENGRWTSPPKCVDVGRTGSTEGHHSLETEESCSSLPIVENSFIFNNINPSLASYKTGSVVEYRCKPFHLIEGPNTIRCVQGNWTTPPVCLEPCMVNEENIGNRNVEMKWNLEEELYFLHGDIIELVCKPGYVLPPSIGDAQMVAQCNRGELKYPTCVSNDPNESCGSPPSIKNGVVMGLLTADYAHGSSVEYSCHEYHFLQGSRKVSCSMGHWTTPPICIEPCTLSAEEMAKNHLDLRWSFDNRPYFLHGEFVEFMCKAYYFGSPSSSASDFRAQCQNGELLYPQCVRIRG from the exons ATGGGATATGAGAACTGGATTTTCCCATTTACATTTGCTATATTGGGAGAATGTTTTGCAGAAG GCAGGCTTTGTGACTTACCCAGcataaaaaatggaaatattgcCCCATATTACTATAGTTTTAAAAACTATTACTTTCCAATGAAGCAAGATGAGAAGCTTTCCTATTTCTGTTTGCCTGGCTATACCACAGAAAGTGGAAGTCAAAATGGAAAGATCAACTGCACAATGAGAGGCTGGGCACCCGTCCCTAAATGCTACC AGAAATGTACCAAACCCGCCTTGGATAATGGTGTTTTCTCGAATATGAAAATGTCCTACAAAATCTGGGAGAGACTGCAATACAGTTGTAATTCAGGTTATCAGATTCCTGGAGGTCCCAGGGATAAAACTATACAGTGTCTTGAAGGTGGATGGTCAGCTCAGCCACAGTGTACAGAAACAACAG AGACGTGCTCAGTGCCAGACCTGGCGCATGGCCGCTACCACACAGCCCAGAGAACATTCAGCCGGAAGGAAAAGCTCAAATATGAATGTGATGACGGATATCGCACGGCGGGAGGCCACACAATGGAAGAAGCACATTGTGAACCTCAAGGCTGGTCCCTGACTCCCAAATGCACCA AATTTGGATGTTCAGCGCTGAGTCCTGTCGAACATGGAGGCGTCGATCCCAGCAAGGGAAGCTACGAAGAAGGAAATGTGGTTCAGTTCTTCTGCTCGGAAGGTTATTCATTAAAGGGGTCAGAATTAATTCAGTGCTATTACTTTGGCTGGTACCCAGAACCTCCAGTTTGTGAAG AAAGAAGAAACAAGTGTCCTCCTCCGCCTCAGCCCCCTCATGCCAATGTGCTAACCAATGTGCTAAGAACGTACCGCCACGGAGACACATTGCGTTTGGAGTGTGAGCATCCCTTTCAAATGGCAGGAGATGGAGAAATCCGATGTGAGAATGGCAGGTGGACTTCGCCTCCCAAATGCGTTG atgtTGGCCGGACAGGAAGCACAGAAGGTCATCACAGCTTAGAAACTGAAGAGAGCTGCAGTTCCCTACCCATAGTTGaaaacagttttatttttaataacatcAACCCTTCACTGGCAAGCTACAAAACTGGTTCTGTAGTGGAATACAGATGTAAACCCTTCCATCTGATAGAAGGACCTAACACAATTCGCTGTGTCCAAGGAAACTGGACAACCCCTCCAGTTTGTTTAG AACCATGTATGGTCAATGAAGAAAACATCGGAAATCGCAACGTAGAAATGAAATGGAACCTGGAAGAAGAATTATATTTCCTACATGGAGACATTATTGAATTGGTGTGCAAGCCAGGATACGTTTTGCCACCATCGATTGGCGATGCTCAGATGGTGGCGCAGTGCAATCGGGGAGAATTAAAATATCCCACATGTGTTTCAAACG ACCCAAATGAAAGCTGTGGCTCTCCACCTTCCATAAAAAATGGAGTCGTCATGGGTTTGTTGACAGCGGACTATGCTCATGGTTCATCAGTAGAGTATAGTTGCCATGAATACCATTTTTTGCAAGGTTCTAGGAAAGTGTCCTGTTCCATGGGTCATTGGACTACCCCACCAATTTGCATAG AGCCGTGCACCTTATCAGCAGAAGAGATGGCAAAGAATCACTTGGATCTAAGATGGAGTTTTGACAATCGACCATATTTCCTCCATGGAGAATTTGTTGAGTTTATGTGCAAAGCGTACTACTTCGGCTCACCTTCAAGTTCAGCATCTGATTTTAGAGCACAGTGTCAGAATGGAGAACTGTTGTATCCACAATGTGTACGGATTAGGGG gtaa
- the LOC118088310 gene encoding coagulation factor XIII B chain isoform X2, translating to MGYENWIFPFTFAILGECFAEGRLCDLPSIKNGNIAPYYYSFKNYYFPMKQDEKLSYFCLPGYTTESGSQNGKINCTMRGWAPVPKCYQKCTKPALDNGVFSNMKMSYKIWERLQYSCNSGYQIPGGPRDKTIQCLEGGWSAQPQCTETTETCSVPDLAHGRYHTAQRTFSRKEKLKYECDDGYRTAGGHTMEEAHCEPQGWSLTPKCTKFGCSALSPVEHGGVDPSKGSYEEGNVVQFFCSEGYSLKGSELIQCYYFGWYPEPPVCEERRNKCPPPPQPPHANVLTNVLRTYRHGDTLRLECEHPFQMAGDGEIRYVGRTGSTEGHHSLETEESCSSLPIVENSFIFNNINPSLASYKTGSVVEYRCKPFHLIEGPNTIRCVQGNWTTPPVCLEPCMVNEENIGNRNVEMKWNLEEELYFLHGDIIELVCKPGYVLPPSIGDAQMVAQCNRGELKYPTCVSNDPNESCGSPPSIKNGVVMGLLTADYAHGSSVEYSCHEYHFLQGSRKVSCSMGHWTTPPICIEPCTLSAEEMAKNHLDLRWSFDNRPYFLHGEFVEFMCKAYYFGSPSSSASDFRAQCQNGELLYPQCVRIRG from the exons ATGGGATATGAGAACTGGATTTTCCCATTTACATTTGCTATATTGGGAGAATGTTTTGCAGAAG GCAGGCTTTGTGACTTACCCAGcataaaaaatggaaatattgcCCCATATTACTATAGTTTTAAAAACTATTACTTTCCAATGAAGCAAGATGAGAAGCTTTCCTATTTCTGTTTGCCTGGCTATACCACAGAAAGTGGAAGTCAAAATGGAAAGATCAACTGCACAATGAGAGGCTGGGCACCCGTCCCTAAATGCTACC AGAAATGTACCAAACCCGCCTTGGATAATGGTGTTTTCTCGAATATGAAAATGTCCTACAAAATCTGGGAGAGACTGCAATACAGTTGTAATTCAGGTTATCAGATTCCTGGAGGTCCCAGGGATAAAACTATACAGTGTCTTGAAGGTGGATGGTCAGCTCAGCCACAGTGTACAGAAACAACAG AGACGTGCTCAGTGCCAGACCTGGCGCATGGCCGCTACCACACAGCCCAGAGAACATTCAGCCGGAAGGAAAAGCTCAAATATGAATGTGATGACGGATATCGCACGGCGGGAGGCCACACAATGGAAGAAGCACATTGTGAACCTCAAGGCTGGTCCCTGACTCCCAAATGCACCA AATTTGGATGTTCAGCGCTGAGTCCTGTCGAACATGGAGGCGTCGATCCCAGCAAGGGAAGCTACGAAGAAGGAAATGTGGTTCAGTTCTTCTGCTCGGAAGGTTATTCATTAAAGGGGTCAGAATTAATTCAGTGCTATTACTTTGGCTGGTACCCAGAACCTCCAGTTTGTGAAG AAAGAAGAAACAAGTGTCCTCCTCCGCCTCAGCCCCCTCATGCCAATGTGCTAACCAATGTGCTAAGAACGTACCGCCACGGAGACACATTGCGTTTGGAGTGTGAGCATCCCTTTCAAATGGCAGGAGATGGAGAAATCCGAT atgtTGGCCGGACAGGAAGCACAGAAGGTCATCACAGCTTAGAAACTGAAGAGAGCTGCAGTTCCCTACCCATAGTTGaaaacagttttatttttaataacatcAACCCTTCACTGGCAAGCTACAAAACTGGTTCTGTAGTGGAATACAGATGTAAACCCTTCCATCTGATAGAAGGACCTAACACAATTCGCTGTGTCCAAGGAAACTGGACAACCCCTCCAGTTTGTTTAG AACCATGTATGGTCAATGAAGAAAACATCGGAAATCGCAACGTAGAAATGAAATGGAACCTGGAAGAAGAATTATATTTCCTACATGGAGACATTATTGAATTGGTGTGCAAGCCAGGATACGTTTTGCCACCATCGATTGGCGATGCTCAGATGGTGGCGCAGTGCAATCGGGGAGAATTAAAATATCCCACATGTGTTTCAAACG ACCCAAATGAAAGCTGTGGCTCTCCACCTTCCATAAAAAATGGAGTCGTCATGGGTTTGTTGACAGCGGACTATGCTCATGGTTCATCAGTAGAGTATAGTTGCCATGAATACCATTTTTTGCAAGGTTCTAGGAAAGTGTCCTGTTCCATGGGTCATTGGACTACCCCACCAATTTGCATAG AGCCGTGCACCTTATCAGCAGAAGAGATGGCAAAGAATCACTTGGATCTAAGATGGAGTTTTGACAATCGACCATATTTCCTCCATGGAGAATTTGTTGAGTTTATGTGCAAAGCGTACTACTTCGGCTCACCTTCAAGTTCAGCATCTGATTTTAGAGCACAGTGTCAGAATGGAGAACTGTTGTATCCACAATGTGTACGGATTAGGGGGTAA
- the LOC118088315 gene encoding complement factor H-related protein 2-like, with protein MINSMELEKVKDLCKDSHQTYLLKSPNWSEALTTAWNMNGLSYFILLLLWRCCIFQQFPVFQGQVPYEHLVDPFSDYESPINCGPPPDVDNAMTLAFSRREFGPGSDVYYQCYRMYEMEGTPRARCLHGRWVGVPKCLRTCRADDADMERNNIKRRSITKSTSMRASDYWMLFECKSGFRKDPSSPPFMKQCVTGPWVYPRCI; from the exons ATGATTAATTCGATGGAACTAGAGAAGGTGAAAGACCTTTGCAAGGACAGCCACCAGACCTATTTGCTAAAAAGTCCAAACTGGTCAGAAGCTTTGACAACTGCCTGGAACATGAATGGTCTGAGTTACTTTATTCTGCTCCTCCTGTGGAGATGCTGTATTTTCCAGCAGT tcCCAGTATTTCAGGGACAAGTTCCTTACGAACACCTGGTGGACCCCTTTTCTGATTATG AGTCCCCAATAAATTGTGGTCCTCCGCCTGATGTTGATAATGCAATGACTCTGGCCTTCTCAAGACGAGAATTTGGACCTGGTTCAGATGTTTATTATCAATGCTACAGAATGTATGAAATGGAAGGCACCCCACGTGCAAGATGTTTACATGGTCGATGGGTTGGCGTGCCCAAATGCCTTC GAACTTGTCGAGCAGATGATGCTGACATGGAACGTAACAATATCAAACGGAGGTCGATAACTAAATCCACATCCATGAGAGCTTCTGACTACTGGATGCTGTTTGAGTGCAAATCAGGATTTCGAAAGGACCCATCATCACCACCTTTTATGAAACAATGTGTAACTGGGCCATGGGTATATCCAAGGTGTATCTAA